A genomic segment from Comamonas terrigena NBRC 13299 encodes:
- the zigA gene encoding zinc metallochaperone GTPase ZigA, translating to MSYHYQILFMVPAMAKLLPVTVLSGFLGAGKTTLLNHILHNREGLRVAVIVNDMSEVNIDAALVREGGSDLSRTEEKLVEMSNGCICCTLREDLLVEVRRLAREKRFDYLVIESTGISEPLPVAETFTFTDEAGASLSDIAMLDTMVTVVDGFNFLKDYESRDSLQGRGESMGEGDERKVVDLLVEQVEFCDVLVLNKTDLITGAERQRLMAILKTLNPRARIVESSFGKVPLASVLSTKLFNFDEAAKAPGWLKELRGEHTPETQEYGIGSFVYRARRPFHPRRFHALVGSEWPGVIRSKGFFWLASRPLYAGNWSQAGAVCRHGRAGRWWAAVPREQWPREPEALATITQHWDEHVGDARQELVLIGIGMDEAALRQRLDACLLTDHEMALAPKAWTGFHDPFPAWD from the coding sequence ATGAGTTATCATTATCAAATCTTGTTCATGGTACCGGCGATGGCAAAGCTTCTCCCCGTCACCGTCCTGTCTGGCTTTCTGGGCGCAGGCAAGACGACGCTTCTCAACCACATCCTCCACAACCGCGAGGGCCTGCGCGTGGCGGTCATCGTCAACGACATGTCCGAGGTCAACATCGACGCGGCGCTGGTGCGCGAAGGCGGCAGCGACCTGTCCCGGACCGAGGAAAAACTGGTCGAAATGAGCAACGGCTGCATCTGCTGCACCCTGCGCGAAGACCTGCTGGTGGAGGTGCGCCGCCTGGCCCGGGAAAAGCGCTTTGACTACCTGGTGATCGAATCCACGGGTATCTCCGAGCCGCTGCCGGTGGCCGAGACCTTTACCTTCACCGACGAAGCGGGCGCCAGCCTGTCGGATATTGCGATGCTGGACACCATGGTCACCGTGGTGGACGGCTTCAACTTCCTCAAGGACTACGAATCCCGGGACAGCCTGCAGGGGCGCGGGGAGTCAATGGGGGAAGGCGACGAGCGCAAGGTGGTGGACCTGCTGGTGGAACAGGTCGAGTTCTGCGATGTGCTGGTGCTCAACAAGACCGACCTCATCACCGGCGCAGAGCGCCAGCGGCTGATGGCCATCCTGAAGACCCTGAACCCGCGTGCACGCATCGTGGAATCCAGTTTCGGCAAGGTGCCGCTGGCGTCGGTGCTGTCCACCAAGCTGTTCAACTTCGACGAGGCGGCCAAGGCCCCGGGCTGGCTGAAAGAGCTGCGCGGCGAACACACGCCGGAAACCCAGGAATACGGCATCGGCAGCTTTGTCTACCGCGCGCGCCGGCCGTTTCATCCCAGGCGCTTTCACGCCCTGGTGGGGTCCGAATGGCCCGGGGTCATACGCTCCAAAGGTTTTTTCTGGCTGGCCAGCCGCCCCCTCTATGCGGGCAACTGGTCGCAGGCCGGGGCCGTGTGCCGCCATGGCCGGGCAGGGCGCTGGTGGGCCGCCGTGCCCCGGGAACAGTGGCCGCGCGAGCCCGAGGCGCTGGCCACCATCACCCAGCACTGGGACGAGCACGTGGGCGATGCCCGCCAGGAACTGGTGCTGATCGGCATCGGCATGGACGAGGCGGCGCTGCGCCAGCGGCTGGATGCCTGCCTGCTGACCGACCACGAAATGGCCCTGGCCCCCAAGGCCTGGACTGGCTTTCATGACCCGTTTCCGGCCTGGGACTGA
- a CDS encoding TonB-dependent receptor: MTAGAALCCALWGAHAQGVADNAAASAASAATATASTSAPAAALGDVFVTATARPEDRARIAATTQVIDRQDIERSSARSVTDLLAEHAVGFLSEWTAAQTSLNLRGAATDGQGRDFKGQVLVLLNGRRAGTANLSKLSLTDVDRIEIVRGPASVVYGSQNMGGVINIILRTGASGPLNRVTVTGSSWGGWSTQAQTAGASGMLDWYVGLNTSARDDYKSGDGGTVMQNTGWKRRGAVAALGLQIDSLNRVELQARTDGIYNAGFRGSGSNIYSKDNRDNRSLDLTYTGALADQSVSWLAQVYHFVDEDEFNWASPVIKSGTNPVPGTARDYNDRKLDATGIRLQPRFRLSAANDLLVGVDWERSHLRSDRFRVAMPGGPSGQVAPYDNNQTEETKALYLEDAHTLLDNRLTLRGGLRKTWGETRFDPTPNLAFAQSNVRKYDTHTWSLGSTWKATDDWNLRAGIATGFRAPTATELAADFTAVGGGRTFGNPNLKPETSRQIEVGTTFTQPGWKVDAALFQNVISNRITTVSRGPSTNTSDYANNAAEVVARGLELTTKVDLKQVLALGLPGQSLSAFAGGYYHFDMRDKGAAATANTDRVQRMYRFQASAGMRYAQGMDRNAGDWSMQLTALLRGPMWYDTEENLLVPQGEPSSTYIHRKGAFTVWNLRGDYRVNRSVKLFAAVNNVFNLNRSPIFIAQDRSPCLADARFQNGGCGTSMPGRELMVGLQADF, encoded by the coding sequence GTGACCGCCGGCGCCGCCCTGTGCTGCGCGCTGTGGGGCGCCCACGCCCAGGGTGTGGCCGACAACGCCGCGGCGTCTGCTGCTTCTGCCGCCACAGCCACCGCATCGACATCGGCCCCGGCTGCGGCCCTGGGCGATGTCTTCGTCACCGCCACGGCCCGGCCCGAGGACCGCGCCCGCATTGCCGCCACCACCCAGGTCATTGACCGCCAGGACATCGAACGCTCGTCGGCCCGCTCGGTCACCGACCTGCTGGCCGAACATGCGGTGGGCTTTCTCAGCGAATGGACCGCGGCCCAGACATCGCTGAACCTGCGTGGCGCCGCCACCGACGGCCAGGGGCGCGACTTCAAGGGCCAGGTGCTGGTGCTGCTCAACGGCCGCCGCGCCGGCACGGCCAATCTGTCCAAGCTCAGCCTGACGGATGTGGACCGCATCGAAATCGTGCGCGGCCCCGCCTCGGTGGTGTACGGCAGCCAGAACATGGGCGGGGTGATCAACATCATCCTGCGCACCGGCGCCAGCGGCCCGCTGAACCGCGTCACGGTGACCGGCAGCTCCTGGGGCGGCTGGAGCACTCAGGCCCAGACCGCAGGCGCCAGCGGCATGCTGGACTGGTATGTGGGCCTGAACACCAGCGCCCGCGATGACTACAAGTCCGGCGACGGCGGCACCGTCATGCAGAACACCGGCTGGAAGCGCCGTGGCGCGGTGGCCGCCCTGGGGCTGCAGATCGACAGCCTGAACCGGGTGGAGCTGCAGGCCCGCACTGACGGCATCTACAACGCGGGCTTCCGGGGATCCGGGTCCAACATCTACAGCAAGGACAACCGCGACAACCGCTCGCTGGACCTGACCTACACCGGCGCACTGGCCGACCAGTCGGTCAGCTGGCTGGCGCAGGTCTACCACTTCGTGGACGAGGACGAATTCAACTGGGCGTCCCCCGTCATCAAGAGCGGCACCAACCCGGTGCCGGGCACGGCGCGCGACTACAACGACCGCAAGCTGGATGCCACCGGCATCCGTCTGCAGCCGCGCTTTCGCCTGTCTGCCGCCAACGACCTGCTGGTGGGCGTGGACTGGGAACGCAGCCATCTGCGCTCGGACCGCTTCCGCGTGGCCATGCCCGGCGGCCCGTCGGGCCAGGTGGCCCCGTACGACAACAACCAGACGGAAGAGACCAAGGCGCTGTACCTGGAAGACGCCCACACCCTGCTGGACAACCGCCTGACCTTGCGCGGCGGCCTGCGCAAGACCTGGGGCGAGACCCGGTTCGACCCCACGCCCAACCTGGCGTTTGCCCAGTCCAATGTGCGCAAGTACGACACGCACACCTGGTCCCTGGGTTCGACCTGGAAGGCCACCGACGACTGGAACCTGCGCGCAGGCATCGCCACCGGCTTCCGGGCGCCGACCGCCACCGAACTGGCCGCCGACTTCACCGCCGTGGGCGGCGGGCGCACCTTCGGCAACCCCAATCTGAAGCCCGAGACCAGCCGCCAGATCGAAGTGGGCACCACCTTCACGCAGCCGGGCTGGAAGGTGGATGCAGCGCTGTTCCAGAACGTCATCTCCAACCGCATCACCACCGTGTCCCGGGGCCCCAGCACCAACACCTCGGACTATGCCAACAATGCCGCAGAAGTCGTGGCGCGCGGCCTGGAGCTGACCACCAAGGTCGACCTCAAGCAGGTGCTGGCCCTGGGCCTGCCGGGCCAGTCGCTCAGCGCCTTTGCAGGCGGCTACTACCACTTCGACATGCGCGACAAGGGCGCGGCAGCCACCGCCAACACCGACCGCGTGCAGCGCATGTACCGCTTCCAGGCCTCTGCCGGCATGCGCTACGCCCAGGGCATGGACCGCAATGCAGGTGACTGGAGCATGCAGCTCACGGCGCTGCTGCGCGGACCGATGTGGTACGACACCGAAGAGAACCTGCTGGTGCCGCAGGGCGAACCCAGCAGCACCTACATCCACCGCAAAGGGGCCTTCACGGTGTGGAACCTGCGCGGCGACTACCGGGTGAACCGCAGCGTGAAGCTGTTTGCGGCGGTGAACAATGTCTTCAACCTGAACCGCAGCCCCATCTTCATTGCGCAGGACCGCTCGCCCTGCCTGGCGGATGCGCGCTTCCAGAACGGCGGCTGCGGCACCTCCATGCCCGGGCGCGAGCTGATGGTCGGCCTGCAGGCCGACTTCTGA
- a CDS encoding ABC transporter ATP-binding protein, with amino-acid sequence MHDPQGLPDTAAAPDTLGAQSVLAAQGLVLQHRGSRVVDQVSLALPARGAIALIGPNGAGKSSLLSMLAGLQTPSQGQVLWHGAPLQRLSFAERARCIGYMPQRFSPYWDVTLAELLQMRLGPSVDMDDVLQQHGLQAFASRRWNSLSGGEQSRCLLTTVLATDPPVLLADEPGAALDVRHRLELVDALAQRGRDRLVLVVMHDLDLAFAHFDRVIAMDRGRVVQDRAAQDLLTDPALDAVFQVEFDRIDAPPQVLLRARRKKEDGCAD; translated from the coding sequence ATGCACGACCCACAGGGCCTACCGGATACAGCTGCCGCGCCGGATACACTTGGTGCCCAGTCCGTACTCGCCGCCCAGGGCCTGGTGCTGCAGCACCGGGGTAGCCGGGTGGTGGACCAGGTCTCGCTGGCGCTGCCCGCGCGCGGCGCCATTGCGCTGATCGGCCCCAACGGGGCCGGCAAATCGTCGTTGCTGTCCATGCTGGCGGGGCTGCAAACGCCCAGCCAGGGCCAGGTGCTGTGGCACGGTGCGCCGCTGCAGCGCCTGTCCTTTGCGGAGCGCGCCCGCTGCATCGGCTACATGCCCCAGCGGTTTTCCCCGTACTGGGATGTCACCCTGGCAGAACTGCTGCAGATGCGCCTGGGCCCGTCCGTGGACATGGACGATGTGCTCCAGCAGCACGGACTGCAGGCCTTTGCCAGCCGGCGCTGGAACTCGCTGTCGGGGGGCGAGCAGTCGCGCTGCCTGCTGACCACCGTGCTGGCCACGGACCCGCCGGTGCTGCTGGCCGATGAGCCCGGCGCCGCCCTGGACGTACGCCACCGGCTGGAGCTGGTCGACGCGCTAGCCCAGAGAGGGCGCGACAGGCTGGTGCTGGTGGTCATGCACGACCTGGACCTGGCCTTTGCCCATTTTGACCGGGTCATCGCCATGGACCGCGGCCGCGTGGTGCAGGACCGCGCCGCCCAGGACCTGTTGACCGATCCCGCACTGGACGCCGTGTTCCAGGTGGAGTTTGACCGTATCGACGCGCCGCCCCAGGTCCTGCTGCGGGCGCGGCGCAAGAAGGAGGATGGCTGTGCGGATTGA
- a CDS encoding LLM class flavin-dependent oxidoreductase: MAVRIDLAGWTREATLGQPGDFFALFERADVLGFDGVWFSEFRVPDAHWPYPSPLLLASALLARTQRLRVGTSILVLPLHHPLMLAEEIAQVDYQSGGRIDIGVGRGTEPASLQTLQIDPSQTRERFETACRLIRDGLSGATIAGGPQDPWQFAPRTLASTGVQRPHPPIYVAGSTSETLGFALNEDLPLLLSLEPPETGQLERLAQVAQQTGRDSTPLRARSSLARYVCIGANDAQVQAQLDTLWAQYYQRRVYFAGKRGIAPADVPPLDTAQLLRDLFIHGTPEACIAQIQALEARTGIHQLRCVFNANGLWSNATALAGMELFAQEVLPAVR, translated from the coding sequence ATGGCTGTGCGGATTGATCTGGCGGGTTGGACCCGGGAGGCCACCTTGGGCCAGCCCGGCGATTTTTTTGCGCTGTTCGAACGTGCAGACGTGCTCGGCTTTGACGGCGTGTGGTTTAGCGAATTCCGCGTGCCCGATGCGCACTGGCCGTATCCGTCGCCGCTGCTGCTGGCGTCGGCCTTGCTGGCCCGCACGCAGCGGCTGCGCGTGGGCACGTCGATTCTGGTGCTGCCGTTGCACCACCCCCTGATGCTGGCCGAAGAGATTGCGCAGGTCGACTACCAGAGCGGCGGACGCATCGACATCGGGGTAGGGCGCGGCACCGAGCCCGCGTCGCTGCAGACCCTGCAGATCGACCCGTCGCAGACGCGGGAACGGTTCGAGACCGCATGCCGCCTGATCCGCGACGGCCTGAGTGGGGCGACCATTGCGGGCGGCCCGCAGGACCCCTGGCAATTCGCCCCGCGCACCCTGGCGTCCACCGGCGTGCAGCGCCCGCACCCGCCGATCTACGTGGCCGGCTCCACCAGCGAGACCCTGGGCTTTGCGCTGAATGAAGACCTGCCCCTGCTGCTGAGCCTGGAACCCCCGGAAACCGGCCAGCTGGAACGCCTGGCCCAGGTCGCCCAGCAAACCGGGCGGGACTCCACGCCGCTGCGCGCCCGCTCCTCGCTGGCGCGCTATGTGTGCATCGGCGCCAACGACGCCCAGGTGCAAGCCCAGCTGGACACGCTGTGGGCCCAGTATTACCAGCGCAGGGTGTACTTTGCTGGCAAGCGCGGCATCGCGCCAGCCGATGTGCCACCCCTGGACACAGCCCAACTGCTGCGCGACCTGTTCATCCACGGCACGCCCGAAGCCTGCATCGCCCAGATCCAGGCCCTGGAAGCCCGCACCGGAATTCACCAGCTGCGCTGCGTGTTCAACGCCAACGGACTGTGGAGCAACGCCACCGCCCTGGCCGGCATGGAACTGTTTGCGCAAGAGGTCCTGCCGGCGGTGCGGTAG
- a CDS encoding ABC transporter substrate-binding protein: protein MLRRWGVAAAGGALLPGLAVPTVLAGPAGPAGAAEQAMQAASGIHLKDALGRAVWLPRPPRRIVTIFSSNTELVASLGLVDRIVGVEDFTRYPAEVLGLPKVGGRLGFSVDAVVAQRPDLVIVTPARQAATQLVAPMERIGVPIMVLLSRTLQEVLDNIRLVSQACGEPERGAALAQALHARLQAVDATVAGRPHLRALMVTGRAGNGMLLLARPGTYTGEAMVRAGCQHALPALGVLAQVSPEAVLAADPDVLLFAGNQAGLDDLLHQPGWRDMRALRQRHCWTVSRSEFLIPGPRTFDGIESLARQLHPI from the coding sequence GTGCTGCGCCGCTGGGGCGTGGCGGCGGCGGGCGGCGCCTTGCTGCCCGGCCTTGCCGTGCCCACGGTGCTGGCCGGTCCGGCCGGGCCTGCAGGAGCGGCAGAGCAGGCCATGCAGGCGGCCTCGGGTATCCATCTGAAGGATGCACTGGGGCGCGCCGTCTGGCTGCCTCGGCCGCCCCGGCGCATCGTCACCATTTTTTCGTCCAACACCGAACTGGTCGCCTCCCTGGGGCTGGTGGACCGCATCGTCGGTGTCGAGGACTTCACCCGCTACCCGGCCGAGGTGCTGGGCCTGCCCAAGGTTGGCGGCCGGCTGGGATTTTCCGTGGATGCCGTGGTGGCCCAGCGCCCGGATCTGGTCATCGTGACCCCGGCACGGCAGGCCGCCACCCAGCTCGTCGCGCCCATGGAACGCATAGGAGTGCCCATCATGGTCTTGCTCAGTCGTACCCTGCAGGAGGTGCTGGACAACATCCGCCTGGTCAGCCAGGCCTGCGGCGAGCCCGAACGCGGCGCTGCATTGGCCCAAGCCCTGCATGCGCGGCTGCAGGCAGTGGATGCCACCGTGGCCGGCCGGCCGCACCTGCGGGCGCTGATGGTCACCGGGCGCGCGGGCAACGGCATGCTGCTGCTGGCCCGTCCGGGCACCTACACCGGCGAAGCCATGGTGCGCGCCGGCTGCCAGCACGCGCTGCCGGCGCTGGGCGTGCTGGCCCAGGTGTCGCCTGAGGCCGTGCTGGCCGCCGACCCGGATGTGCTGCTGTTCGCCGGCAACCAGGCGGGGCTGGACGACCTGCTGCACCAGCCCGGCTGGCGCGACATGCGGGCCCTGCGTCAGCGCCACTGCTGGACCGTGTCCCGCTCCGAATTTCTGATCCCCGGGCCGCGTACCTTCGACGGTATCGAATCGCTGGCCCGGCAACTGCACCCGATATGA
- a CDS encoding mandelate racemase/muconate lactonizing enzyme family protein codes for MPTIQSIEVCVARVPLDKVTYLSNRTVVDRHYGLVKIRSTDGVEGIGFCYVGNAAGELFRVAVEQLLAPVLLGRDSLAVEGLWKKMYQEALLQGRMGTVMRALSALDIALWDLNARTAQLPLHKYLGAVELDTVAAYASGGYYVEGKTAEHLGEEMASYVELGFQAVKMKTGRWSPQGEESRVKAAREAIGPDVELMLDCNNGWVDTVQAMQYLRRMEQYDPYFIEEPFSPDDVESHARLAKLTRIPVATAEIGYGRWYHKHLLDMGAASILQTDAAVCGGITEWKRIAAMAAGYGIQMCPHWFHDVHAPLVAATPNARYVEFFWDDQVLNFRRLLDRQLSQEKGRVVLHQTPGLGFNFDEAQVAKFGRWSKVA; via the coding sequence ATGCCCACCATCCAATCCATCGAAGTCTGCGTCGCGCGCGTGCCGCTGGACAAAGTCACCTACCTGTCGAACCGCACCGTGGTGGACCGCCACTACGGCCTGGTCAAGATCCGCAGCACCGACGGGGTCGAAGGCATCGGCTTCTGCTACGTCGGCAACGCGGCAGGCGAGCTGTTTCGCGTGGCGGTCGAGCAGCTGCTGGCCCCCGTGCTGCTGGGCCGCGACTCGCTGGCCGTCGAAGGCCTGTGGAAGAAGATGTACCAGGAAGCCCTGCTGCAAGGCCGCATGGGCACGGTGATGCGCGCGCTCAGCGCCCTGGACATCGCCCTGTGGGACCTCAACGCGCGCACCGCCCAGCTGCCGCTTCACAAATACCTCGGCGCGGTGGAGCTGGACACCGTGGCCGCCTACGCCAGCGGCGGCTACTACGTGGAAGGCAAGACGGCGGAGCACCTGGGCGAGGAAATGGCCAGCTATGTCGAGCTGGGCTTCCAGGCCGTCAAGATGAAGACCGGTCGCTGGTCGCCCCAGGGCGAAGAGTCGCGCGTGAAGGCCGCCCGCGAAGCCATTGGCCCCGACGTGGAGCTGATGCTGGATTGCAACAACGGCTGGGTCGATACCGTGCAGGCCATGCAGTACCTGCGCCGCATGGAGCAGTACGACCCCTACTTCATCGAAGAGCCGTTCAGCCCCGACGACGTGGAAAGCCACGCCCGCCTGGCCAAGCTTACCCGCATCCCCGTGGCCACGGCGGAAATCGGCTATGGCCGCTGGTACCACAAGCACCTGCTGGACATGGGGGCCGCCTCCATCTTGCAGACGGATGCGGCGGTGTGCGGCGGCATCACCGAATGGAAGCGCATTGCCGCCATGGCCGCCGGCTACGGCATCCAGATGTGCCCGCACTGGTTCCACGACGTGCACGCACCGCTGGTGGCCGCCACGCCGAACGCGCGCTACGTCGAATTCTTCTGGGATGACCAGGTCCTGAACTTCCGCCGCCTGCTGGACCGCCAGCTGTCGCAGGAAAAGGGCCGTGTCGTTCTGCACCAGACGCCCGGCCTCGGCTTCAACTTCGACGAGGCGCAGGTTGCGAAGTTCGGCCGCTGGAGCAAGGTGGCGTAA
- a CDS encoding Bug family tripartite tricarboxylate transporter substrate binding protein — MQRRQFLSTVAAAGALCAQPGFAQGKPPAGPVKILVGFSAGGGTDILARIIANKLNTLWGIPVIVENKPGAAGLIAAAEVAKAPADGNTLMMGHINALGIAPALNPKLGFSPERDFAAIALVGQTPQVLVASPKSSTSMQGLLAALKKKSGEVSFGSSGTGSAQHLALALFEQTAGVSALHIPYKGASNVMTDLLGGQIDYAFEGMTTASPFIKGGKVRALAQTGTKRVKAFPDVPTVAEQGYPGFNASIWFGLVGPARMPAEVVARINADVNRILAMADVVSKLEEFGAEDGGGTPQRFEAFMRDERAKWANLIQSRGIRVDA, encoded by the coding sequence ATGCAACGCAGACAATTTCTGTCCACGGTTGCCGCCGCCGGCGCACTCTGTGCCCAGCCCGGCTTCGCCCAAGGCAAGCCCCCGGCGGGGCCGGTCAAGATTCTGGTCGGCTTCTCGGCCGGTGGCGGCACCGACATCCTGGCGCGCATCATCGCCAACAAGCTCAACACGCTGTGGGGCATCCCCGTCATCGTGGAAAACAAGCCCGGCGCGGCCGGCCTGATTGCGGCGGCCGAAGTCGCCAAGGCCCCGGCCGACGGGAACACCCTGATGATGGGCCACATCAATGCCCTGGGCATTGCCCCTGCGCTGAACCCCAAGCTCGGCTTCTCCCCCGAGCGGGACTTTGCGGCGATTGCGCTGGTGGGGCAGACCCCGCAAGTGCTGGTGGCCAGCCCCAAATCGTCCACCTCCATGCAGGGGCTGCTGGCGGCCTTGAAGAAGAAGTCCGGCGAAGTCAGCTTCGGCTCTTCCGGAACGGGGTCGGCCCAGCACCTGGCGCTGGCACTGTTCGAGCAGACGGCCGGGGTGTCGGCCCTGCACATCCCCTACAAGGGCGCATCGAATGTGATGACGGACTTGCTGGGCGGGCAGATCGACTATGCGTTCGAAGGCATGACCACGGCGTCACCTTTCATCAAGGGCGGCAAGGTGCGTGCGCTGGCGCAGACCGGCACCAAACGCGTGAAAGCCTTCCCGGATGTACCCACGGTGGCCGAGCAGGGCTACCCCGGCTTCAATGCCAGCATCTGGTTCGGCCTGGTCGGCCCGGCCAGGATGCCTGCGGAAGTGGTGGCACGCATCAATGCCGACGTCAACCGCATCCTGGCCATGGCGGATGTGGTGAGCAAGCTGGAAGAGTTCGGGGCCGAGGACGGCGGCGGAACGCCGCAGCGCTTTGAGGCCTTTATGCGGGATGAGCGTGCCAAGTGGGCCAACCTCATCCAGTCGCGCGGGATCCGGGTAGACGCCTGA
- a CDS encoding FecCD family ABC transporter permease, with translation MTSRTTWWAALLVLALCLLGAACAGHQWASVPELWRALSGDDSLHSRLLLQWRLPRVAAAACVGALLGLSGAIFQGVFRNPLAEPYLLGASGGAALGATVALLVPLGLPQGLVLPVLAFAGAWGSTLLVLAVARAAGALDAAGLLLAGVALAAMLGALRSFLMLALSDETVSLQVVMSWVLGGIQTPSWNGLLVLAGITLGCVVATRPLAHGLDLLGLGDTVAKGFGLNPARFIPLAVLVGSLVVAAAVAYGGLVAFVGLAAPHIARWMVGPMHRVVLPASALVGAIVVTVADALARSVLPPAEVPLGLITAIAGGPFFIILLARRLRAS, from the coding sequence ATGACTTCACGCACAACATGGTGGGCCGCGCTGCTGGTGCTGGCCCTGTGCCTGCTGGGCGCAGCCTGCGCCGGCCACCAGTGGGCCAGCGTCCCCGAGCTGTGGCGCGCGCTGAGCGGCGACGATTCCCTGCACAGCCGGCTGCTGCTGCAGTGGCGCCTTCCGCGCGTGGCAGCCGCCGCCTGCGTGGGTGCACTGCTGGGCCTGTCGGGGGCCATCTTTCAAGGCGTATTCCGCAATCCGCTGGCCGAACCCTATCTGCTGGGCGCATCCGGCGGCGCGGCCCTGGGCGCCACGGTGGCCCTGCTGGTGCCGCTGGGCCTGCCCCAGGGCCTGGTGCTGCCGGTGCTGGCTTTTGCGGGCGCCTGGGGCTCCACCTTGCTGGTGCTGGCCGTCGCCCGGGCGGCGGGCGCGCTGGATGCGGCCGGCCTGCTGCTGGCCGGCGTGGCGCTGGCCGCCATGCTGGGCGCGTTGCGTTCCTTTCTGATGCTGGCCCTGTCCGATGAAACCGTCAGTCTGCAGGTGGTCATGAGCTGGGTGCTGGGCGGCATCCAGACCCCTTCATGGAACGGCCTGCTGGTGCTGGCCGGCATCACCCTGGGCTGTGTGGTCGCCACACGGCCCCTTGCCCATGGCCTGGACCTGCTGGGCTTGGGCGACACGGTGGCCAAGGGCTTCGGCCTGAACCCGGCGCGCTTCATTCCCCTGGCCGTGCTGGTGGGCTCGCTGGTGGTGGCCGCCGCCGTGGCCTACGGCGGGCTGGTGGCCTTTGTCGGGCTGGCTGCGCCGCACATTGCACGCTGGATGGTGGGGCCCATGCACCGGGTGGTGCTGCCCGCCAGCGCCCTGGTGGGGGCCATCGTCGTCACCGTGGCCGACGCCCTGGCGCGCAGCGTGCTGCCCCCGGCGGAAGTGCCGCTGGGGCTGATCACCGCCATCGCCGGCGGCCCGTTCTTCATCATCCTGCTGGCGCGGCGCCTGCGCGCGTCATGA
- a CDS encoding LysR family transcriptional regulator, translated as MDSRFLQSFIAVVDCGSMADASRRLDLPPTTVAQQMRALEADVGSALLTRVGRTVRPTVVGARIVDQAREVLKSVENLRSVASATELPAGPLRLGATPTALMGLVPPLLRRWMRAHPSIQVYIEPGTSSLLLDQVLAGNLDAAMLVHPTFAMPKTCEWRLLRSEALVLLTPQDMKVQDPLLTAAREPFIQYDRKVVAGRMADEYLRGHHIKPKVRFELDGIEHIAQLVAEGFGVSILPDWPVIGPADPRIRRWPLPAPCPSREVGMVWQRSSIRSPLAAALFDLVGPLQSGRPD; from the coding sequence ATGGATTCGCGTTTTCTCCAGAGCTTCATTGCCGTCGTGGACTGCGGCTCGATGGCCGATGCCTCGCGCCGGCTGGACCTGCCCCCTACCACCGTGGCGCAGCAGATGCGTGCGCTGGAGGCGGACGTCGGCAGCGCACTGCTGACGCGGGTGGGCCGCACCGTGCGCCCCACCGTGGTGGGTGCGCGCATCGTGGACCAGGCCCGGGAGGTGCTGAAATCCGTGGAAAACCTGCGGTCCGTGGCCTCGGCCACCGAACTGCCGGCAGGCCCGCTGCGCCTGGGTGCCACGCCCACGGCGCTGATGGGGCTGGTTCCGCCGCTGCTGCGCCGCTGGATGCGTGCCCACCCTTCCATCCAGGTCTATATCGAACCCGGAACCTCGTCGCTGCTGCTGGACCAGGTGCTCGCCGGAAATCTGGATGCGGCCATGCTGGTGCACCCCACGTTCGCCATGCCCAAGACCTGCGAGTGGCGGCTGCTGCGCAGCGAGGCGCTGGTGCTGCTGACGCCCCAGGACATGAAGGTGCAGGACCCGCTGCTCACCGCTGCGCGCGAGCCCTTCATCCAGTACGACCGCAAGGTGGTGGCCGGCCGCATGGCCGACGAGTACCTGCGCGGCCACCACATCAAGCCCAAGGTGCGGTTTGAGCTGGATGGGATTGAGCACATCGCCCAGCTGGTGGCGGAAGGGTTTGGCGTGTCCATCCTGCCGGACTGGCCGGTCATCGGCCCTGCCGATCCCCGCATCCGCCGCTGGCCGCTGCCGGCCCCCTGCCCCTCGCGCGAAGTGGGCATGGTGTGGCAGCGCTCTTCCATCCGCTCGCCCCTGGCCGCCGCCCTGTTTGACCTGGTCGGCCCGCTGCAGTCCGGCAGGCCGGACTGA
- a CDS encoding arsenate reductase ArsC → MTDTTAPLNVLFLCTHNAGRSILAEALLNDIGQGRFHAYSAGSSPRPGELPHPLGLQVLRRAGVPVDGLRSKSWHEFAAPGAPHMDLIITVCDDAAEEVCPVWPGHPATAHWGYPDPAAGDAPDEGKLEAFRQTLHMLHRRLELLVNLPTDKLEKARLQGTARDLSHH, encoded by the coding sequence ATGACCGACACCACCGCCCCCCTGAATGTTCTGTTCCTGTGCACTCACAACGCGGGGCGCAGCATCCTGGCCGAGGCCTTGCTCAACGACATCGGCCAGGGGCGCTTTCACGCCTATTCGGCCGGCAGCAGCCCGCGCCCTGGCGAGCTGCCGCACCCGCTGGGCCTGCAGGTGCTGCGACGGGCCGGCGTGCCGGTCGACGGGCTGCGCAGCAAGAGCTGGCACGAGTTTGCCGCGCCTGGTGCACCGCACATGGACCTGATCATCACGGTGTGCGACGACGCGGCCGAGGAAGTCTGCCCGGTATGGCCGGGCCACCCCGCCACGGCCCATTGGGGCTACCCGGACCCGGCCGCAGGCGATGCCCCGGACGAAGGCAAGCTGGAAGCCTTCCGCCAGACCCTGCACATGCTGCACCGGCGCCTGGAGCTGCTGGTCAACCTGCCCACCGACAAGCTGGAAAAGGCCCGCCTGCAGGGCACGGCCCGGGACCTGTCCCACCACTGA